Proteins found in one Pseudomonas mosselii genomic segment:
- a CDS encoding heavy metal translocating P-type ATPase — MPASTTFDLPIGGMTCASCAGRVERALRKVTGTEHVSVNLATEQARVQAPADSLPALVDAVRDAGYSVPTRTLELQIGGMTCASCAGRVERALGKLPGVEQVSVNLANERAHLEVLEGVDDGALIAAVEKAGYSATLPLASHDDQAQARRRLRNERLAVAAALLLALPLVLPMLVQPFGLHWMLPAWAQFLLATPVQFILGARFYVAAWKAVRAGAGNMDLLVALGTSAGYGLSLYQWANAHAGMTPHLYFEASAVVIALVLLGKYLESRAKRQTASAIRALEALRPERAVRVVEGREEDVAISQLRLDDVVLVKPGERFPVDGQVLEGSSHADEALISGESLPVPKQPGDAVTGGAINGEGRLLVKTLALGTETVLARIIRLVEDAQAAKAPIQKLVDRVSQVFVPAVLVLALVTLVGWWLAGAPLETALINAVAVLVIACPCALGLATPAAIMAGTGVAARHGILIKDAEALERAHAVNRVVFDKTGTLTSGSPRIVHQQASSGDDNQLLRLAGALQRGSEHPLAKAVLDACAERDLDVPQVADSQSLTGRGIAGQVEGRELALGNRRLLDESRLVPGELAASAQAWEAEGRTLSWLIELGSHPRVLGLFAFGDSLKPGAGQAIAALHARHISSHLLTGDNRGSAKVVAEALGIDDVHAEVLPADKAATVAALKQQGVVAMVGDGINDAPALAAADIGIAMGGGTDVAMQAAGITLMRGDPRLVPAALEISRKTYAKIRQNLFWAFIYNLIGIPLAALGYLNPVLAGAAMALSSVSVVSNALWLKTWKPTAIDQEAP; from the coding sequence ATGCCCGCATCCACCACCTTCGACCTGCCGATCGGTGGCATGACCTGCGCCAGCTGCGCAGGTCGGGTCGAACGCGCCCTGCGCAAGGTCACCGGTACCGAACACGTCAGCGTCAACCTCGCCACCGAGCAGGCCCGGGTCCAGGCCCCGGCCGACAGCCTGCCGGCGCTGGTCGACGCGGTGCGCGACGCCGGCTACAGCGTCCCCACCCGTACCCTCGAACTGCAGATCGGCGGCATGACCTGTGCCAGTTGCGCCGGCCGGGTCGAGCGCGCCCTCGGCAAACTGCCGGGGGTCGAGCAGGTCAGCGTCAACCTGGCCAACGAACGCGCCCACCTTGAAGTACTTGAGGGCGTCGACGACGGCGCGCTGATCGCCGCGGTCGAGAAGGCCGGCTACAGCGCCACCCTGCCGCTGGCCAGCCACGATGACCAGGCACAGGCCCGACGCCGCCTGCGCAACGAACGCCTGGCGGTCGCCGCGGCCCTGCTGCTGGCCCTGCCGTTGGTGCTGCCGATGCTGGTGCAACCGTTCGGCCTGCACTGGATGCTGCCGGCCTGGGCGCAGTTCCTGCTGGCCACCCCGGTGCAGTTCATCCTTGGCGCACGCTTCTACGTCGCCGCCTGGAAGGCCGTGCGCGCAGGTGCCGGCAACATGGACCTGCTGGTCGCCCTGGGCACCAGCGCCGGCTACGGCCTGAGCCTGTACCAATGGGCCAACGCCCACGCCGGCATGACGCCGCACCTGTACTTCGAAGCCTCGGCGGTGGTGATCGCCCTGGTGCTGCTGGGCAAGTACCTGGAAAGCCGCGCCAAGCGCCAGACCGCCAGCGCCATCCGGGCACTGGAGGCCCTGCGCCCGGAACGCGCCGTGCGGGTGGTCGAGGGGCGCGAGGAAGACGTCGCCATCAGCCAGCTGCGCCTCGACGATGTGGTGCTGGTCAAGCCCGGCGAGCGCTTCCCGGTCGATGGCCAGGTGCTCGAAGGCAGCAGCCACGCCGACGAAGCCCTGATCAGCGGTGAAAGCCTGCCGGTGCCCAAGCAGCCCGGCGACGCGGTGACCGGTGGCGCCATCAACGGCGAAGGCCGCCTGCTGGTGAAGACCCTGGCGCTGGGCACCGAGACCGTGCTCGCCCGCATCATCCGCCTGGTCGAGGACGCCCAGGCGGCCAAGGCGCCGATCCAGAAGCTGGTCGACCGGGTCAGCCAGGTATTCGTCCCCGCCGTGCTGGTGCTGGCCCTGGTGACCTTGGTCGGCTGGTGGCTGGCCGGCGCACCGCTGGAAACCGCGCTGATCAACGCCGTCGCCGTGCTGGTGATCGCCTGCCCCTGCGCCTTGGGCCTGGCCACGCCCGCGGCGATCATGGCCGGCACCGGTGTCGCCGCCCGCCACGGCATCCTGATCAAGGACGCCGAAGCGCTGGAGCGCGCCCATGCGGTCAACCGCGTGGTATTCGACAAGACCGGCACCCTTACCTCCGGCAGTCCGCGCATCGTCCACCAGCAGGCCAGCAGCGGTGACGATAACCAACTGCTGCGCCTGGCCGGCGCCCTGCAGCGTGGCAGCGAGCACCCCTTGGCCAAGGCGGTGCTCGATGCCTGCGCCGAACGCGATCTTGACGTACCGCAAGTGGCCGACAGCCAGTCCCTCACCGGCCGTGGCATCGCCGGCCAGGTGGAGGGCCGCGAGCTGGCCCTGGGAAACCGCCGCCTGCTCGACGAGAGCCGGCTGGTACCGGGCGAGCTGGCCGCCAGCGCCCAAGCCTGGGAGGCCGAGGGCCGCACCCTGTCCTGGCTGATCGAACTCGGCAGCCACCCCCGCGTGCTGGGCCTGTTCGCCTTCGGCGACAGTCTCAAACCCGGCGCCGGCCAGGCCATCGCCGCCTTGCATGCGCGCCACATCAGCAGCCACCTGCTGACCGGCGACAACCGCGGCAGCGCCAAGGTGGTGGCCGAGGCGCTCGGCATCGACGACGTGCACGCCGAAGTGCTGCCGGCGGACAAGGCCGCCACGGTGGCCGCGCTCAAGCAACAGGGCGTGGTGGCGATGGTCGGCGACGGCATCAACGACGCCCCGGCGCTGGCGGCCGCCGACATCGGCATCGCCATGGGCGGCGGCACCGACGTGGCCATGCAGGCGGCCGGCATCACCCTGATGCGCGGCGATCCGCGCCTGGTACCCGCGGCACTGGAGATCAGCCGCAAGACCTACGCGAAGATCCGCCAGAACCTGTTCTGGGCATTCATCTACAACCTGATCGGCATCCCCCTGGCCGCGCTGGGCTACCTCAATCCGGTGCTGGCCGGCGCCGCCATGGCGTTGTCCAGC
- a CDS encoding heavy-metal-associated domain-containing protein: MQVFNVQGMTCGHCVKGVTRAVQEQDAAARVEVDLAARQVRVESALAADQILAAIREEGYQAEVA; the protein is encoded by the coding sequence ATGCAAGTGTTCAATGTACAAGGCATGACCTGTGGCCATTGTGTGAAGGGCGTGACCCGGGCGGTGCAGGAGCAGGATGCGGCGGCACGCGTGGAAGTGGACCTGGCGGCGCGCCAGGTGCGGGTGGAAAGTGCCCTGGCGGCGGATCAGATCCTGGCGGCGATTCGTGAAGAGGGGTATCAGGCCGAGGTCGCCTGA